A single Anopheles maculipalpis chromosome 3RL, idAnoMacuDA_375_x, whole genome shotgun sequence DNA region contains:
- the LOC126560454 gene encoding ruvB-like helicase 2, producing the protein MADLEKIEIRDVTRIERIGAHSHIRGLGLDDVLEARTVSQGMVGQKEARRAAGIVVQMVREGKIAGRCILLAGEPSTGKTAIAVGMAQALGNETPFTSMSGSEIYSLEMNKTEALSQALRKSIGLRIKEETEIIEGEVVEIQIDRPATGTGQKVGKVTMKTTDMETNYDLGNKIIECFIKEKIQAGDIITIDKASGKVSKLGRSFTRARDYDATGTQTRFVQCPEGELQKRKEVVHTVSLHEIDVINSRTHGFLALFSGDTGEIKQEVRDQINSKVIEWREEGKAEINPGVLFIDECHMLDIECFSFLNRALESDMAPVVVMATNRGITKIRGTHYRSPHGIPIDLLDRMIIIRTVPYTEKEIKEILKIRCEEEDCQISNDALMVLGRIATETSLRYAIQSITTANLVSKRRKAAEITVEDIRKVYSLFLDEKRSSKILKEYQDEYLFYDDSLPKTSSDGQQPQQTQAMEVESN; encoded by the coding sequence ATGGCGGATCTAGAAAAGATCGAAATCCGGGATGTTACCCGTATCGAACGTATCGGCGCACACTCGCACATCCGCGGCTTGGGGCTGGACGATGTGCTCGAAGCACGCACCGTTTCCCAGGGTATGGTTGGGCAGAAGGAAGCGCGCCGGGCTGCCGGCATCGTGGTGCAGATGGTCCGGGAAGGTAAAATCGCTGGTCGGTGTATTTTGCTTGCCGGTGAACCTAGCACAGGCAAAACGGCCATCGCTGTCGGTATGGCGCAAGCACTGGGCAACGAGACACCGTTCACCAGCATGTCGGGGTCAGAGATCTACTCGCTGGAGATGAACAAAACCGAAGCACTGTCACAGGCGCTACGTAAAAGTATCGGTTTGAGGATTAAAGAGGAAACGGAAATCATTGAGGGTGAGGTGGTGGAGATTCAGATCGACCGGCCAGCAACGGGCACCGGTCAAAAGGTGGGCAAAGTAACGATGAAAACGACCGACATGGAAACGAACTACGATCTTGGCAACAAGATTATCGAGTGTTTCATCAAGGAGAAAATCCAAGCCGGcgacatcatcaccatcgacaAAGCGTCCGGCAAGGTGTCGAAACTTGGGCGAAGTTTTACTCGTGCGCGGGACTATGACGCTACTGGGACGCAGACTCGTTTTGTCCAGTGTCCGGAAGGGGAGCTGCAAAAGCGCAAGGAAGTGGTGCATACTGTGTCGTTGCACGAGATTGATGTAATTAATAGCAGGACGCATGGATTTCTGGCACTATTTTCGGGCGATACGGGAGAAATCAAGCAGGAAGTAAGGGATCAGATTAACAGCAAGGTAATCGAATGGCGTGAAGAGGGTAAAGCGGAAATTAATCCTGGCGTGCTGTTCATTGACGAGTGTCACATGCTGGATATTGAATGTTTCTCTTTCCTGAACCGTGCGCTGGAAAGCGATATGGCCCCGGTGGTGGTAATGGCCACCAATAGAGGTATCACGAAAATTCGCGGCACTCACTATCGCAGCCCGCACGGTATTCCGATAGATCTGCTCGACCGTATGATCATTAttcgtaccgtaccgtacacggagaaggaaattaaggaaatcctGAAGATTCGTTGCGAGGAGGAAGATTGCCAAATTAGCAACGATGCACTGATGGTGCTCGGACGCATTGCTACCGAAACGAGCCTCCGGTACGCGATACAATCCATCACGACGGCAAATCTGGTGAGCAAACGACGAAAGGCAGCCGAAATTACGGTCGAAGACATCCGCAAGGTATACTCGCTGTTTTTGGACGAGAAGCGATCGAGTAAGATTTTGAAAGAATATCAAGACGAGTATCTGTTTTATGATGATAGTCTGCCGAAGACATCATCGGATGgtcagcagccgcagcagacACAGGCGATGGAGGTTGAGAGTAATTGA
- the LOC126565319 gene encoding GILT-like protein 1 codes for MFQKRQLRIIYLVILIIVIVLIYKSFTQHKPNDEDVEQTSGGEAMLKPNAPVYVVVYYEALCPDSKNFVLHQLLPAYERAPELMDIEFVPFGKASWTTKSDGSLEFDCQHGPIECEANTIHACVVEAVREPKTRLDMVACMIKNNIIPRDTFYRCAKEHGVEIESIKKCYDSPHGTELLKVHGEATHALRPAVTFIPTVTLDGAQYVQKSILKDLFGNVCQVVSGRGPKPDVCK; via the exons ATGTTCCAGAAGCGGCAACTACGCATCATTTATCTGGTGATTCTGATCATCGTGATAGTTCTGATCTACAAAAGCTTCACCCAGCACAAACCGAACGACGAGGATGTGGAGCAAACGTCCGGTGGTGAGGCTATGCTAAAACCGAACGCCCCCGTATACGTCGTGGTGTACTATGAAGCGTTGTGTCCGGATTCGAAAAATTTTGTCCTCCACCAACTACTGCCGGCCTACGAACGAGCGCCAGAACTAATGGACATAGAGTTTGTGCCTTTTGGTAAAGCTTCG TGGACCACAAAGTCGGACGGATCGCTCGAGTTCGACTGTCAGCATGGTCCGATCGAGTGTGAAGCGAACACGATCCATGCGTGCGTCGTGGAAGCTGTACGGGAACCCAAAACACGTCTCGACATGGTGGCCTGCATGATCAAGAACAACATTATCCCGCGTGACACATTCTACCGGTGTGCCAAGGAGCACGGCGTGGAGATCGAATCGATCAAGAAGTGTTACGACAGTCCGCACGGTACCGAACTGCTGAAGGTGCACGGCGAGGCAACGCACGCCCTACGACCGGCCGTTACGTTCATACCGACGGTAACGCTGGACGGAGCGCAGTACGTTCAGAAATCGATCCTGAAGGATCTGTTCGGTAACGTGTGCCAGGTGGTGTCGGGCCGTGGACCGAAGCCGGATGTGTGCAAATGA